In one window of Buchnera aphidicola (Rhopalosiphum maidis) DNA:
- the iscU gene encoding Fe-S cluster assembly scaffold IscU: MAYSKKVMDHYENPRNVGSFSNSDSNVGSGLVGAPACGDVMKLQIKVNNKGIIEDACFKTYGCGSAIASSSLVTEWIKGKSIKEAEAIKNTNIVEELELPPVKIHCSILAEDAIKAAISDYKSKRNKN; the protein is encoded by the coding sequence ATGGCTTATAGTAAAAAAGTTATGGATCATTATGAAAATCCACGTAATGTCGGATCATTCTCTAATTCTGATTCTAACGTAGGAAGTGGATTGGTAGGAGCCCCTGCTTGCGGTGATGTAATGAAATTACAAATTAAAGTTAATAATAAGGGTATCATTGAAGATGCTTGTTTTAAAACTTATGGTTGCGGTTCTGCAATAGCTTCTAGCTCTTTAGTTACAGAATGGATTAAAGGTAAATCTATAAAAGAAGCAGAAGCGATTAAAAATACTAATATAGTTGAAGAATTAGAATTACCGCCAGTAAAAATACATTGTTCTATTTTAGCAGAAGATGCTATTAAAGCTGCTATTTCAGATTATAAAAGTAAAAGAAATAAAAACTAA